The genomic stretch GCCGTGTTCGGGAGCACCTTGATGTCCCGCTTGCGCAGCACGTCCAGAACGGAGCCGCGGGCCCCGGGGTCCAGCCGCCGCATGGCGACCGTGGTCAGCTCGGTGCCGGACGCGGCCAGCGCGTGGTCGAGCACCTCCAGGGAAGGCGCGCCGCCGGTCCCCATGATGAGCCGGGAGGAGAACTTCTCCCCGGCGATGATCAGATCATCCACCTTGCACCGCCGTCAGCACCTCCATGCGGTCGCGGTCGCTGAGCGCCGTCGTCTCCCAGGCGCTCCGCGTGACCACCTCGTCGTTCACGGCCACGGCCACCCCGGTGGTGGCCGTGGTCAAGGTCCGTACGGCCTGCGCCACGGTCGTGCCGTCGGCGACCTCGTGCGCGGCCCCGTTGATCGTCACAATCATGAGATTT from Nonomuraea polychroma encodes the following:
- the thiS gene encoding sulfur carrier protein ThiS; translated protein: MIVTINGAAHEVADGTTVAQAVRTLTTATTGVAVAVNDEVVTRSAWETTALSDRDRMEVLTAVQGG